The DNA region GGCGTAACCTCCGGCGGCAACGGCCGAAACCGAGGCCTCTCCAACCCCTCCAACTGCTGCGCCGCCAACTGATACGCCTGCCCCAGCTTCCGCATCTCCGCCGCAGCCTCCTGGCGGACCTTCTCCTTGGCTGCCTCGATCCGCTCCAGCTCCCCGGCCGACTTCGCGCCCACCGCCCGCGCGTCCGGGTCGTTGGGGTTGGCCTGCGCCGCCGCCAGGTTCCCCTCCGCGCCGCCCTTGTCACGCGGAATCGACGCCTGCGCGGTAGCAATCGCCTCCGACGCCCGCGTCAGCCACTTCGCCGACGCCTCGCTGAAGTCACCCAGGCGGAGCGTGGAGTTGGCCAGATCCCCGCTCCACGTACGGAACGCCGTCGCGCCCTCGCCCTTCCACCGCACCCACTGCGGCCGCACCTTCAACTCGTCCGCGATCTTCCGGATCTCCGCAGCCGCAGCCACCAGCCGATCCGCGGCCGCCTGGACCTGACCGGCGTTCGCCTGGTCCAACCACGCCAGCATCTGCTCATGACTCATCGACTCAAACGACGTGCTGCCCTTGCCGCCCATCAGATCGACCCTCCCGCGTCCCCTGCCGGATCCTCCGTACGCCGGTCCGCCCGGCCCGGCTCCTGCCCGGCGCCAGCACCAGCCCCGCTCCCGTACCGCTCAGAAATCCCCGCGCTGATCTCCGCCATGCGATCACGAATGTCCTCATCCACGTTCCGGTAGCCCTTGTGCGAGGCGAGGACCGCGATGCCCATCCCCTCCATGGAGTCGGAGAGGAGTTTCGACAGGCCCTCCAGCTCCGTGAGCACCGTCCCGTACGCACCGAACAGGCCCGCGGCCTCGGCCCACGCCCCGTCCCCACCACCGAACTGCGGCCGCCCCAGCTGCTCTTGCCCCACCTTGGCCGGTCCGGCCGCCGACCCCTTCAGATCACGGATCAGGTCATCGACCCGCTTCTGGAACACCACGAACGACGACAGCTCCGTGGCCACATCCACCACAGCGTCCGTGATCCCGTCGAAGGGGTTCGCGGACCAGAACGAACCGTCTGACCCACCCGACCCGCCGCCCGACTTCCCCGCCCCCACCGGCCCCACCCCCAGTACGACCACACGGCCCAAGCTCGATCACGCAGCGAGCGCATAGCTATCGCGAACTACCGGGCAACTCTAGTCACTGGGTATGACAGTTCGTATCTGAACGATCACTCATACGATCAGATTCAGGCCAGCACGAGACACCCACGAGGCCCGCACGGTGCCTGCCAACGGAGCTCAGCACACGGGACCTTGCACGTTCCAGGACATTCGCACCGGTACACACGAGGCCAAACACCATGCGATATCAGCCAAAGCCCGCCCCTCCTCAGCTTGGCGCGGCGGCTTCGCAGGTGGTACCCGTCGACACTCGCCGCCATCTACGGGGCCGCACCCATCCCCGCCCCGGCCCTCCATTCGGTGTGCCTGTCATCACACCCGAGTGGTGTCACGCCTGATGTCGCTGCGGTGTCTCATGACAGAAGCGAGAGAAGGGACCGTAAAGATGAAGGCCGTCATCGTGTGCGCCTCCGTGTCGCACGGCAATACGCGTCGTGTCGCCGACTGCATGGCCCAGGTGCTGGGCGCGAAGGTCGTCTCCCCCGAGCAGGCGGACCTGGCGGAGCTGGCCGATGCCGACCTCGTGGGATTCGGCTCGGGCGTCTTCTATCAGAGGCTCCACCCCCGCCTGATCAACTTCGTCAAGGCGCTGCCCACCGGGCGGGGCCGGGCATTCGTGTTCGCCACCAGCGGCCTTCCCGAGCTGCCGCTGGCGCCCTTCTCCCGCCCCTTGGTCAAGCTCCTGGAAGGCAAGGGCTTTGAGGTGGCCGGAAACTTCTCGTGCCGGGCGTTGGACACCATGGGGCCCTTCAAGCTGGTCGGCGGCATCCAGAAACAGCGGCCGAACGACGGGGACCTGGCTGCCGCGCGGGCGTTCGCCGCGCGGCTGAGGGACGGGCAAGGGCCGGTTTCCTGACACGCGCCGCGCCGCGTCGCGTTGCCGGGAGGCGGCAGGCAGCGCGTACTAGACCTCTTCAGCGAAGTGGTCGAACTCGCCTGCCTGTACGCCGAGTACGAAGGCGTCCCATTTCTTGCGGGTGGTCGTGACGACGTTGTCCGGGGCGTCGGTCGTGCGCAGGTAGACGGCGTCGTCCGCGCCGAAGGCGAGTTCGATCCAGGGGTCGGGGCCGTCTTCCTCTTCGGGGGCGGTTCGGGTCCAGTCGAGGTCAGGGGGCACGTCAGGCACGGTTGGGGCTCTCCTTTGCGGCGCGGAGGAGGGCGGCGAACGCGGTGCGCGGTGCGGAGAGTATGACTGGGGCCGGGGCGGCGCTCTCCGTGAGGCGGATGTTGTGGGCATCTGCTGTGGACACGTGTATGCAGGAGTTGCCCTCGGAGCAGTAGGACGACTTCTGCCAGGGGGAGTTCATCGGTACTCCTTCACAGGTCTTGCATGATGGTGAGGATCAGGTCCCGGGACTTGGCGGGGGAGAGCGCGGCGCTCTCGATGCGCTCGAAGAGAGTCCTGTACTTGTGAAGTTGGGCCTCGGCGTCGAGGAACGCCAGACCGTGGGACTGGTCCAACTGAACTGTGTCCAGCTGCGGCACCGGTCCGTTCACGAAGTAGATCGACTGCCCTGAGCCCGGGTAGGCACCGGCGTCGAAGGTGATGGCACGCACGGTGACGTGGCTGCGTTCGCTCATGTCGAGGATGTGCTGAAGCTGTTCGCGTGCCGTCGCCGGACCGCCGACCTTCATGCGGAGCGCCGCCTCGTGGATGACGGCGTGATACGGCGTGGGAGTGTCCGCGTACAGGATGGCCTGTCGCTTGATCCGGAACGAGAGCCTGTGTTCGATGTCCGGTGCCCCGCCGTCGAGGCCAACCGCCGAGACCTCCGCCTCTACGCTGATCCCGGCGGACTCCCGGGCAGCTAGGGCCTGTTGCGAAATGAGATCTTGGTCGTAGATGATCACACCCTGTGGGACGCGGAGATCTGACGAACGGCCAGTGGGCCCGGCTGGAGCCGTTGTTGCCGCAGGGCATCAAGCCGGGCCGGCCGCAGGTATGGAGGAGCCGCCCGGCGGAGTCTCCGTCGAACCGGTTGACCACGGACTCGGCCGGTCCCGTGGCGGGCTGACCTACAAGATCCACCTCGCGGTCGAGCAGGGGCAGAAGCCGCTGTCGGTGGTGATCACAGCTGGGCAACGAGGGGATTCGCCGCAGTTCGAGCCGGTCCTGGAAGCTGTCCGAGTGCCGCGGTTAAGGATCGGCCGACCGCGCAGGCGACCGGACCGGGTGCGGGCCGACAAGGCGTACGACTCCCGCAGCAACCGTGCTTACCTGCGCAGACGCGGGATCTAGGCCACGATTCCGGTGCCTGCGGACCGGGTCCGTAACCGGCTCAAGCTCGGATCGCGCGGCGGGTCGGCCACCGACGTTCGACAGGAACGACTACAAGCAGCGGCACGCCGCCGAGTGCGGCATCAACCGCCTCAAGCGCCACCGCGCCGTCGCCACCAGGTACGACAAACTCGCCGTCCGCTACGAAGCAACCGTGCTGGTGGCAGCCATCACGGAATGGCTGTGAGGGACACGCCTACCGACGTTACTTACGGCTCGTACAGCGGCAGAAAATGGATGACCGCTTGCTCGTAGGGGTGGGCATCGCGGACAGCCCGCTGGACGGCGCTGGCCTGATCCGCGTCACAGACCGATTCGATCCGGCACTCTTCGCTGTGCCGTACGAGACCGACTTCACCGTCGTACGGCTGCGCGCCAGGCAGGGCCTGCCAGCTGCCAGTCACCTTCCAGACGCTGGAACACCTTGCGTACTCGCCCACCCGCCCCGCACCGGCCGCGTGGAGAGCCTCGATCACCACTTCCGCATGACTCTCGGGGACGGATATCTCGATCTTCAAGCGCGTCATGCCTGGACCCTAGCAACCCGTGCCACCAGCACTTTCGCAACAGGCTTTAGGGGTGGTTGATGGTGCGTAAGACATGGCTGCTCGCGGCCGTCGGGCCGTAGTCCGGCGGGCGGTTGGGCCGGGCCGTACGGGGGCTGGTGCGGGGGCGGCGGAGAGCCGGCTCCCCCGGCCGCCAGGCGCAGATCGAGTGGGCACACCACTCGTGGGCGCCTCCCCTGCGCCCGCCTCCCATAACCTCTGCCAGAGGTGGCGCTCCGTCAAACAGCCGTGACGGTCGGTTTCGGGTCGTCGACGATGTCGAGCCTCCGGTGCTACGTGCCGGAGGTATCGCTGTGTCCCCGTTCGCGCAGGAGAGGCGGGCGGAAGGACAGGGCGAGACCGGTCGCGAACAGGAGGGCGGCGCAGCTCGCTGCCAACGGGGCGTCACCGTCTTGAAGGGGCCAGGCCCACCAGGCTGGTTGGCCCGCGTTGCCTCCGATCGAAACGACGGCGAACGGCAGGAAGGCGGTCAGGCCTGTTGCCGCCTGCGGCGTCGAGAGCCAGCGGACCAGCAGGGCGAAGCCCAGATAGCCCGCCAGGTTGCGGGCGACGGCGACACCGTCGGGGACGACGACCGAGGCCATGGACATACAGGCGACCATCCCCACGGCGAGGCACGCGTCCATGCGGCGTACAGGCCGGGCTGCGACACTCTCCGACACCCGGTCGGTTCGCGCCTGACCGTTCAGGACGAGCAGTGTGGGAAGCAGCGGCACGAGGTAGCGGAAGGGCAGTCCGGTGGTGAGGCCGCCTATGACGGAGGGCACCGGAACCTCGGAGTTGGGAGCGAGGGCTGCGATACATCCGACTGCGAGGAGGGAAGCGAGGGCTGCGGGGACGGCCCTGACGCGGAGCCACCAGATCACGCGTCACCGCCGCTGTGGGCGTCGGGGTTCAGCTCGGGCTTGACACCGCAGCTGGTGAGTGCGGCGCGGTTCTTCTTGTACCACTGTTTCTGCGCCCGTACGGGCTGCTTCCGCACCCGGTGGACCAGCGCCAGCGTCCTGCCGCCGTCGTCGAAGCGTCCCGCGACGTCCGCCGTGCGCGCTCCCGCCGTCAGCTCAAGCCAGGCAGCGAGGGGCCCGTATGCCGATTCCCCGGCCCAGGAGCCCTCATCGGCCGCACAGGCGGGTGTTGTCTGCGGCATAAGGGCGCTGACCAGCGAGGCGACCACGTCGGGTCGGGTCGGGTGGGAGTACGCGGGTGTGTATGTCCGGGGCATGGCGATCCCTGCCTTCCTCAGGCGTCCTGCGCTGTCCTCCACCCAGGTCCGGAACTTCTCGGCGTCGTCATCCTGCTCGGGCCAGACGCACACCTGCGGGGACGTACCGGCACAGCTGAGTGCGGCGGTGTCCCGGCTGTCCGTTGGGTCGTAGCCGAGCGGATCCACCATGGGTACGGCGACCAGCACGGCCAGCGCCAGCGGCAACAGCCCGGCGAGACGGGCCGCCCACGCCCGCACCACGATGGCGACGACCGCGGCCACCAGCAGACCGGTGGCGACCAGAGCCGGGCCGACCAGCGCTCTGGTGTCGAGTGTCCGGTCGTAGGCACAGCACTCGGCGAGGTTCGTGCCGTTCAACTGGCGTAGCCAGAAAGGCTCCAGGGCGACGGGGTACGATAGCCACAGGAACGTGGCCACTGCGACCGCCGGAACGGCGAGCACCCCCGGGAACAGCCAGCCCACGGCGTATCCCGCCAGGGTATAGGCGAGGATCATCAGGCACAGCAGCCCGATCACCCGTGGGTCTGGGGCTCCCGGCGCGCCTGCGGCCCATTCGGAGACGCAGACAAGCGTCCACAGGACGCAGGCGAGTCCTGCGCCCCACACGGTACGCAGCTGGGAGAGCGCGACCACGATCGGAGTGCGCACGGGAGCCCCGGCACCGTCCGCGATGCGTGAGCGCCGGAGCCGGACGGCCTCCCAGGCCGCGGCCGCCGCGCTGAGCGCGACCGCGACGATGCCGATGGTCGTGGTCTGTGCGGTGGCGGCTTCCCAGTACCGGTCCGTGACAGTGGAATCCGGCTGGTGGGCGAAGAGCCACATCCATACGCATGCGGGCAGCAACCCCCACAGGGCGCCTGAGGTGCGCAGCAGCGCGCGCCATGGCATGCTCAGACCTCCCCGTGCACGAATCCGGCGTACGCGGCCTCCGCGAGGCGCCCGGGGGCGGCGTCGGCGGGCGCTGTACGGAGGAAGTCCGGTACCGAGCCCTGAAAGCGCACGTGCCCTTGGTCGAGCACCACTACGGAGTCAAAGATCTCGGCGAGGTCCTCGGTCTGGTGTGTGGACACGACGAAGCTCGTGGTGGGTGCCAGTTCTCCCAGCAGGTCGCGGAACACGCCCCTTTGATGGGGATCGAGCCCGGCGGTCGGCTCGTCCATGAGTACGACCTCGGCCTTGTGGACGAGCGCCTGCGCGATGCCTAGCCGCCGCAGTTGTCCACCGGACAACTGCCGCCCCGTACGGTCCGTCAGGCCACCGAGGCCCACTCGGTCGAGGGCCTCCGCAGCGGCGTCCCAGGCAGCGGGCTTCGACATGCCCTTCAACCAGCCCGCGTAAGCGACCTGCTCCCTCAGCTTGAGCCCTGCGACGGGGCGCACCGACTGGGGCAGCCAGCCGACGCGGCTGCGGTAGGTCCTCAGTTTCGCGCGGGAATCAGGAGTGAGGCCGTGCAGGCTCAGTCGTCCGGACCGGGGAGTGAGGGCCGTGGCCATGACTCCGAGCAGCGTTGACTTGCCGGCACCGTTGGGGCCGAGCAGCACGGTGCAGCCAGGGCCGAGGGTGAGGGTGAGCCGGTTCAGTATGTTGCTGCCGCGTCGGTAGCCGAATGTGCAGCGGGATATTTCCAGAGACATGTGACCTCATGAAGCGGAACCGGGGGCTGCCCCTGGGCGTGGGCAGCCCCCGGCTGATGGATCAGGGGCCCAGGACTTGGCCCGGTAGAGGGTGAGAGGACCCAGGAACCCGCTGCTGCGGTCGGAGTCACAGCCCTTGAACCGGACCTTGGTGTGATTGCTGTCCCTGCGGCTGTCGTGCCAGCGGCTCGACTCCTGGTCCGCGCGCCACCCCTTGCGCCGTGTTGCGGCACGGCCGGCCGTGTATGTGATGCCCGCCCCGGTCGTTTTCCCTGGCCGGGGCGGGCATCACCCTTCCTCAGGGCATACATCCCAGGCAAGCCGCATCATTTCGCACGGGAGTGAAGAAGGCATTCCGATTGTGCGCAGAGTGACATCTTCTGGTCGAGGGGGGAGGTTCTTACGCGCCTCGTCTTGCCAGCGACAACCAGATGTAACGGTCAGTCATCTCCGATGCCTGCCACGAAGTGATCGAACTCACCCGCCTGTACACCCAGCACGAAGGCGTCCCATTTCTTGCGGGTGGTCGTGACGACGTTGTCCGGGGCGTCGGTCGTGCGCAGGTAGACGGCGTCGTCCGGGCCGAAGGCGAGTTCGATCCAGGGGCCGGGGCCGTCTTCCTCTTCGGGGGCGGTTCGGGTCCAGTCGAGGTCAGGGGGCACGTCAGGCACGGTTGGGGCTCTCCTTTGCGGCGCGGAGGAGAGCGGCGAACGCGGTGCGCGGTGCGGAGAGCATGACTGGGGCCGGGGCGGCGCTCTCCGTGAGTCTGACCTGGCCGGTCGGGCTGGCGGACACGTGTATGCAGGAGTCGCCCGAACCGCAGTAGGACGACTTCTGCCAAGAGGTGGGCTCGGGCATCTCGTTTCCTTTCACAGGTCGCCAAGCAAGTTGAGGATGAAGTCACGGGACAGTTCCGGAGTAAGAGCCACGCGTTCCATGCGGTCGAGGAGTACGCGGTACATCTGCAGTTGGGCTTCCGCGTCGAGGAAGACGGGGCCGTGGGACTGGTCGAGATGGACTGCGTCGAGTTGAGGCACCGGACCGCTGGAGTAGAAGATCGACTGCCCGGAGCCGGGGAAGGAACCGGCGGCGAAGGGGAGCACCTTCAGCGTGACGCGCTCGCGTTCACTCATGTCCAGTAGGTGTCGGAGCTGCCCCTTGGCGACACCTGCTCCGCCGAACTGCATGCGTAGGGCGGCCTCGTGGACGATCGCCAGGTAGGGCGTCGGTGAGTCTCTGAAGAGGACGGCCTGCCGCTTGATGCGGAACGAGACGCGGTGCTCGATGTCAGGTGGCGAGAGCTCGGGCACGACTTGGCGGAACAGCTCGCGGGCGTGATCGGGGGTCTGCAGCAGGCCAGGGATGTGCACTGTGATGGCTGTGCGTAGCCGCCGGGCGTGGTGCTCGACTTCGGCGAGGTCGAGCAGCGCCGCGGGAAGGATCTCGCGGTACTCCTCCCACCAGCCGCGCGTGCGATCGGCGGTCATGATGCTGAGGGCTTCGATGAGGGCTGCGTCGGCGCACTTGTAGTGGCGGGCCAGCGTACGCACGCGTTCGGGGCTCACGCCCACGCGCCCCGCTTCCGTGTTGCTGATCTGATTCTGCTTCACCCCGAGCAGTTGACCGGCCTCGGTAGCGGTGAGCCCTGCGCGCTCACGGAGTTTGCGCAGTTCGGCGCCGAATCGGAGTTGACGACCCGTTGGGTTGCTTCGCACGGGCTTGCCCGCCTCCTTGATGCTCCAGGTCACTCACACGGGTGGCAGTTAACGGCAATCCTCAGAATCGGTTAACCCGTTAAATTCTGCGCCGCTACCTTATAGCCGGGCCCCCACCCCAGAAGCACCCCGCTCGACGGAGCGGCAACGGTCACTGGGCACGACCCCGCAACTCCCCTGCGTGAACGGAGACTTCCATGACCACCGTAAACCCGTCCTGGGCCTACGCCCTCCACCTCCCGCACGATCCCCGCGCACCGGGGGTCGCCCGCGCACACGTACGGGCCGTGCTCGCCGCCCATGGGCTCACCGAACTCACGCCGACCGCCGAGCTCCTGGCCGCCGAGATGCTCAACAACGCCCAGCTGCACACCGAGGGGGCCTACGGCCTCGGGCTTCAGCCTTCCGCCCCCGATGGGGTCCGCGTGGCCGTCTGGGACAGCAGTCCCGTCGTCCCGCCGGGGTTCGGGGCGGCGGTGTCCCCGGACGGCGGCACGTCCCCGCAGTGGGCGGAGGCCGGCCGGGGGCTGTGCCTGGTGCGCGCGTGTTCCCACTCGTGGGGCGCGTACGCGAGTCCGGGGCGCGGCGGGAAGCTCCTGTGGGCCGCGTGTTCGTAAGCCCCTCGCCAGGGGCCCCGCCTCTACACTGGCTCCGGCGGACTCCCGGGCGGCGAGGGGTGGTTGACGGTGCGTAAGGCATGGCTGCTCGCAGGCGTCGCGTTCAGTGGGTCCATGGGGTTCATGATGCTGCTCGTCGTCGGGACCTTCGTCGCGGCGGGGAGTCTTGCCGAGCAGTCGGGCGGTGGGGGGAACGTCGGGCTCGCCAAGGGGGCCGTGCCCGCCTCGTACCAGCCGCTGGTGCAGAAGTGGGGCAACCTCTGCAAGGCGATCAACCCGGCCCTGCTGGCCGCCCAGCTGTACCAGGAGAGCGGGTTCAACCCGCGTGCGCAGAGTCCGGCGGCGGCGCAGGGGATCGCGCAGTTCATCCCCGGCACCTGGGCCTCGCACGGGCTCGACGGGGACGGTGACGGCGACCGGGACGTGTGGGACCCCGAGGACGCCATCCCGTCCGCGGCCTCCTACGACTGCAAGCTCGCCAAGTACGTGAAGGACGCGCCGGGCGACCCGACGAAGAACATGCTCGCCGCGTACAACGCGGGCGCCTACGCCGTGATCAAGTACGGCGGCGTGCCCCCTTATCGCGAGACGCAGAACTACGTCAAGATCATCACGACGCTGGAGAAGAGTTTCGCCAGGCCCATCGACCGGGTGGACCCCTCGCAGCAGGCGGCGGGCGCCATCTCCTACGCGCAGAAGAAGCTCGGCACCGAGTACCTGTGGGGCGGCAACGGCACCGCCGACCAGAACGGCCGGTTCGACTGCTCGGGCCTCACCCTGGCCGCGTACCGCAGCGTCGGCGTCGACCTGCCGCGCGTGGCCAACGACCAGTACAACGTCGGGCCGCACCCCAAGCGCGACGAACTGCTCCCCGGTGACCTGGTGTTCTTCTCGGACGACCTCAGCAACTCGCGTGCCATCCGGCACGTGGGGATCTATGTGGGTGGGGGCTACATGATCGACGCCCCCAGGCCCGGTGCGGTGATCCGCTTCGACCCGATCGATACGCCGGACTACTTCGGAGCCACGCGAGTCACCAAAGATGGCGCAAAAGCGATCCCCGAGAAGCCGGTGGAGAAGTTGGTGGAGCGGCCCGGAGAGAAGCCGGAGAAGTCAGAGAAGCCTGTGAAACCTGATGAGTCGACGAAGCCGGAAGAGGGCTCGGGCGTGGATCCCGAAGGCGGGCCCGCCGAGGAACCTTCCGGTTCGCCTTCGGGAGGGCCCACCGGCCGTCCCTCCGGGCGACCCGCGGACGAGGGCGCCGAGGCCTGACCCGGGCCCGCGCCGCCGACTGTCCCGCCGGAGAGCGGAGGGCGCGCGCACGGCGCGCGCCGCGTGATCTGGCTGGAACCATCCGCCGGAGCAACCCCCTGAGCTGCGGCGATGAATCTCTCTTCGATAACGTCTGAGTGATCTTTCGGTGGAGAGTGGAACGTATGGAAGGGGACCAGGCGTTCCCTTGTCTGGTACGGCACGTACGCGAAGAACAGCGCCATGGACGCGAAGGCAGCGCGGGGAGCACTGAACCAGCGGCACGACTGCACTGACCACGGGGGTTGATGGAAGGGCGCACGACCACGTGCGCTCGCGAGTGAGAAGACAAGGGGCCGCAGCATCATGGCTGGACTCGATGATTCCGGGTCGAACCCCGACGTCAGCCTGCTCTACGACATCAACGGCCTGGCCGAGGACGCCCCCGGCTGGCTCGCGCGGACCATGGAGTTCGTCGGTGAGTACGGACTCCTGCTCGCCCTGGTCCTGCTCGTCGTGTGGTGCTGGTGGGGAGCCCGCCGCCGCCCGGTCCTCGACGACGCGGCCTCGTCCGTCGCCGCCGTCGTGTGGGCGCCGCTCGCCGCAGGTATCGCCGTCCTGGTGAACGTGCCGATAAGAGGCTTCGTGGAGCGCCCGCGCCCCTTCGTGGACCACCAGGGCCTGGAGGTCCTGGCCGACGGCAAGACCGACTACTCCTTCGTGAGCGACCACGCGACGCTCGCCATGGCCATCGGCGTCGGCCTCTTCGTCGCCAACCGCAAGTTCGGCATCGCCGGCATCGCGCTCGCCGTCGCCGAGGGCTTCTGCCGGGTCTTCATGGGCGTGCACTACCCCACCGACGTCGTCGGCGGGTTCGCGCTCGGCACGGCGGTCGCGCTGCTGCTCTCGCCGCTCGCCATGGCCCTGCTGACCCCCGTCACCAAGGCTGTCGCCCGCTCCAAGAAGGCCTCCCGCCTGGTGTGGCGCGGCCCCGGCGACGTCGAGCCGGTCGCCGCCCTGGCCGAGCAGGAGCCCACACCGGGCTCCGACGAGCGGGACTTGGCGGCCTAGCCGGGAGCGGGGCTTGGCGGCCTGGCCGGAGCGGGACCTCGCGGCTCAGCCGGACCGAATCCGGCGGCCCGGCCAAGGGGAGCGGTCACAGGGCCTGGGGGAACGAGAAGAAGCGCGTCGGGTCGTACTGCTTCTTCAGCTTCTTCAGGCGCGGCGCCGCCTGCCCGTAGTACGCCTCCCGCCAGTTGGTGAGCGTCGGGTCCGCGTAGTTCTGGTACGCCGCCCCGGACGCGTACCGCCGCATCCCGGTGTGAGCCGTGTTCAGCCAGGACTGCGCGGTGCTCCCCGAGGTGCCCGCGCGCCAGGACACGATGTACTGGGCGAGCATCCGCGAGCGGCGGTGGACGAACGCCGTTGCCGTCGGGTCGACGCGGTTGATGGCGCCGCCGAGCGCGGTCAGGGCGATGCTGCCCGCGGTGCCGCGCTCGCCCCGCACGCCCTCGATCTGGTGGAGCAGCGCGCGGATGCCCGCGGCGGACAGGGAGCGGTCGAAGAAGTCGGAGCGGGCCGCGTACGTCTCCCGGCCGAGCGCGCCGCTCGGCGTGCGGCCCGGCGTGGAGCCCGGCAGATGGCACTGGGCGTCCGAGGCGAACGACGAGCAGCCCGCGTACACCTCCATCGCCTGCTCGTAGGAGCGGCGCTTCAGCGAGACGCTGCGCGCCGGTGAGCCCACCTTGTCGGCGAGCCGGTCGACGGCGTTCTGCAGCGAGCCGTACGTGCCGAGGGAGAACGCGGCGACGGAGATGGTGGGCGTGCCGCCCGGCACCGCCGCGAGGTGCGCGGAGGACCAGATCTCGTCCGGCTGCGAAGGCCCCCACTCCTGCCAGGCCTTGAGGACGGCGGCGGCCTTCGACCAGGGCCAGGTCAGATACGCGGAGACGGCCTGCGGGGCGGGGTGGGTGCGGAAGGTCAGCTCGGTGACGATGCCGAACTGGCCGTTGCCCGCGCCGCGCAGCGCCCAGAAGAGGTCCTTGTTCTCGCTCTTGCTGGCTCGTATGCGCTTGCCGTCCGCCGTGACGAGGGTCGCGCCGGTGAGGCTGTCGCAGGTCAGGCCGTAGGCGCGGGAGACCACGCCGTGGCCGCCGCCGAGGGTGAGGCCGCTGATGCCGACGGTCGGGCAGGAGCCCGCGGGGATGGTGACGCCCTTCGCGGCGAGCGCGCGGTAGACGTCGATGAGCTTGGCGCCGCCGCCGATGGTGGCGGTGGTGCCACTGGAGCGGACGCGGTTCAGCTTCGACACGTCGATGACGAGGCGGCCCGTGCCGGAGGACCAACCCGCGTACGAGTGGCCGCCGTTGCGGATGGACACGGGGGTGTCGTGGGCGCGGGCGTAGGCCAGGGTGGTGCGGATGTCGTCGACGCCGGCGACATAGGCGACGGCGGTCGGCTTCAGGTTGTCGAAGCGGGTGTTGTAGAGCTGGCGGGCGGTGGCCCAGGCGGCCTCGTTCGGGCGGACCAGGGTGCCGTCCAGGTCCCGGGCGAGGGCGGCGAGGTTGGCAGGGGCGGAGGCCGCGGCCGTCCTGATGGGCGTGGTGGCGGTGCTGGTGTGCGCCGTGGTGGTCGTGGCGGTGCCGCTCGCCCCGCTGCCGGAGTCCGCGCCGCTGGTGCAGGCGGTGGTGGCCGCCGCGAGCGCGGCGGTCGTCGTTCCGAGGAACGTACGTCGTTGCATGAGGCCCTCCCGTTGCTTCCCGCACAACGAGACGGCGCGGGTGCTTGCGGGGTTCCCGTCGGCGTGCGCCGTGAACTCACCGGCGGGCGCCGCGCACGTGCGGCTCGGTGGGCGCCGTGAACTCACCGGCGGCCACCGTGACCGGGCTACACCGCCTGCGCCATGTGATCCGCCGCGTCCGTCCGGGCCCTGCTGCGCGCTCTGCGGGCCGGGCCGCGCCAGCCGCAGGTGCACCGGGCGGCGCAGAACGGGCCGTTCTCGACGGTGGAGGTCCGGTGCGGTTGCGGAGGTCTCTGCTCAGCCACCCGACCACGGTACGCCCGCCGGGTGAACGCGCTCCCGCGTGACGACCCCTCGGACCGGTCGTTAACCGACGTGGCGAGAGGCCGGACGGTTGGCGTGGGATCGGCGTGGGAAAGGCTGGGGGCCGACGGGGCGATGGGGCAGCAGCGCGGGCACAGGAGCAGAGCGGCCGCCGCGAGCGCGGCGGCGCTGATGACGCTGGCCACGGCGTGCGCCGGTGACGGGGCCGCGGCCAGCGACGACCCGGCGGCGGCCGACCCCGTCGGGACGGTGCGGGCCGCCCCCGACTCCCTGGTGCGCGCCGGGAGTT from Streptomyces flavofungini includes:
- a CDS encoding FAD-binding oxidoreductase, whose protein sequence is MQRRTFLGTTTAALAAATTACTSGADSGSGASGTATTTTAHTSTATTPIRTAAASAPANLAALARDLDGTLVRPNEAAWATARQLYNTRFDNLKPTAVAYVAGVDDIRTTLAYARAHDTPVSIRNGGHSYAGWSSGTGRLVIDVSKLNRVRSSGTTATIGGGAKLIDVYRALAAKGVTIPAGSCPTVGISGLTLGGGHGVVSRAYGLTCDSLTGATLVTADGKRIRASKSENKDLFWALRGAGNGQFGIVTELTFRTHPAPQAVSAYLTWPWSKAAAVLKAWQEWGPSQPDEIWSSAHLAAVPGGTPTISVAAFSLGTYGSLQNAVDRLADKVGSPARSVSLKRRSYEQAMEVYAGCSSFASDAQCHLPGSTPGRTPSGALGRETYAARSDFFDRSLSAAGIRALLHQIEGVRGERGTAGSIALTALGGAINRVDPTATAFVHRRSRMLAQYIVSWRAGTSGSTAQSWLNTAHTGMRRYASGAAYQNYADPTLTNWREAYYGQAAPRLKKLKKQYDPTRFFSFPQAL
- a CDS encoding phosphatase PAP2 family protein produces the protein MAGLDDSGSNPDVSLLYDINGLAEDAPGWLARTMEFVGEYGLLLALVLLVVWCWWGARRRPVLDDAASSVAAVVWAPLAAGIAVLVNVPIRGFVERPRPFVDHQGLEVLADGKTDYSFVSDHATLAMAIGVGLFVANRKFGIAGIALAVAEGFCRVFMGVHYPTDVVGGFALGTAVALLLSPLAMALLTPVTKAVARSKKASRLVWRGPGDVEPVAALAEQEPTPGSDERDLAA